In Promicromonospora sp. Populi, one genomic interval encodes:
- a CDS encoding ATP-binding protein: MSGYRARIVDRIVQDALVTFGAVIIQGPRATGKTTTGLQVAASSIRLDSSPEIVALAETSPSTILTGETPRLIDEWQLAPTLWNAVRHEVDERAVPGQFILTGSATPPDDITRHSGAGRFRRVTLRPMTLAESGESTEAFTLADLFDGAKIAGVGGPTVEEYTELLVRGGWPALVAQPNRSAQDYLSSYLDDVARVDLPHADLRADPLRMRALIRALARNVSTEISATKLSKEAEIGASDTEVSAQTVRKYLDALTRVFVIEEQPAWATHLRSKVRLRTLPKWHFIDPSLAAAALGANRRMLLDDLNTLGLLFESMCIRDLRVHAQELAGSVYHYRDEVGLEIDAIVELNDGRWAAFEVKMGGTKNIELAAHNLTVLAAKVSEKRSGQLASLNILTAGTTSYTRPDGINVVALGHLGAA; encoded by the coding sequence ATGAGCGGCTACAGAGCGCGGATCGTCGACCGGATCGTTCAGGACGCCCTTGTCACCTTCGGCGCAGTAATCATCCAGGGACCGCGCGCGACCGGCAAGACCACGACGGGCCTACAGGTGGCCGCCAGCAGCATCCGCCTGGACTCTTCGCCCGAGATCGTGGCTCTGGCCGAGACCTCACCCAGCACGATCCTCACAGGCGAAACTCCACGGTTGATCGACGAGTGGCAACTCGCACCGACACTTTGGAATGCCGTCCGCCACGAGGTCGATGAGCGCGCAGTCCCGGGTCAGTTCATCCTCACCGGGTCAGCAACACCTCCCGATGACATCACCCGCCACAGCGGCGCAGGTCGGTTCCGCCGTGTCACCCTCCGCCCCATGACGCTGGCCGAGAGCGGCGAAAGCACGGAGGCCTTTACCCTCGCGGACCTGTTCGATGGCGCCAAGATCGCAGGAGTCGGCGGTCCCACCGTCGAGGAGTACACCGAGCTACTGGTACGCGGCGGTTGGCCTGCCCTCGTCGCGCAGCCCAACCGTTCGGCCCAGGACTACCTCAGTAGCTATTTGGACGACGTCGCCCGCGTCGATCTGCCTCATGCCGATCTCCGAGCTGACCCTCTGCGCATGCGTGCACTCATCCGCGCGCTGGCACGCAATGTCTCGACCGAGATATCCGCAACGAAGCTCAGCAAAGAGGCCGAGATCGGAGCGTCAGACACGGAGGTCTCCGCGCAGACAGTCCGTAAATACCTCGACGCCCTGACCCGTGTCTTCGTCATCGAGGAGCAACCTGCCTGGGCCACACACCTGCGCTCAAAGGTCCGATTGCGCACGCTGCCCAAGTGGCACTTCATCGACCCGTCGCTCGCGGCCGCCGCACTGGGGGCAAACCGGCGGATGCTCCTCGACGACCTCAACACTCTAGGTCTGCTGTTCGAGTCAATGTGCATCCGAGACCTGCGTGTCCATGCCCAGGAGCTCGCCGGCTCTGTGTACCACTACCGCGATGAGGTCGGCTTGGAGATCGACGCGATCGTCGAGCTCAACGACGGCCGCTGGGCCGCGTTCGAGGTCAAGATGGGCGGCACAAAGAACATCGAACTCGCCGCGCACAACCTGACAGTCCTCGCGGCCAAGGTCTCCGAGAAGCGCTCAGGCCAGCTGGCCTCGCTCAACATCCTTACAGCCGGAACCACCAGTTACACCCGCCCCGACGGCATCAACGTCGTTGCTCTCGGGCACCTAGGCGCTGCCTGA
- the trpS gene encoding tryptophan--tRNA ligase: MSVTTTPEATTPPSGTASELGSITRSAEAARERTAVLEEQIVDNPGAYRVLTGDRPTGVLHLGHLIGTLDNRVRLQRLGVEVFLVVADYQVITDRDGAGDLPAVVREVLLDYLAAGIDPERTTIFTHSAVPALNQLLLPFLSLVTVAELERNPTVKAEAAAAAERGGRGMSGLLFTYPVHQAADILFCHGNLVPVGEDQLPHLEATRLVARRFNQRYSAAQPYFPEPDALIAPSTTVLGNDGAKMSKSRGNALALRASEDNTVAFFKRARTDAERTITYEPELRPEIANLLRIGAHFAGTTPEALADELGPAGAGRLKAVVTEAVVEGLRPLRARRRELASAGPSHLDEVLARGNARANEIADRTLDDVRGLMGMRY; this comes from the coding sequence ATGTCCGTCACCACTACGCCTGAGGCGACCACGCCGCCGTCGGGCACAGCCTCCGAACTTGGCAGCATCACCCGGTCCGCCGAAGCGGCCCGGGAGCGCACCGCCGTCCTGGAAGAGCAGATCGTCGACAACCCGGGTGCGTACCGCGTCCTGACCGGGGACCGCCCCACGGGCGTGCTGCACCTGGGGCACCTGATCGGCACCCTGGACAACCGCGTCCGCCTGCAACGGCTGGGCGTCGAGGTGTTCCTCGTCGTCGCCGACTACCAGGTCATCACCGACCGAGACGGCGCGGGGGACCTGCCCGCCGTCGTCCGCGAGGTGCTGCTCGACTACCTCGCCGCCGGGATCGACCCGGAGCGCACCACGATCTTTACGCACTCGGCGGTGCCAGCCCTGAACCAGCTGCTGCTGCCGTTCCTGTCCCTGGTCACCGTCGCCGAGCTGGAGCGCAACCCCACGGTCAAGGCCGAGGCGGCGGCCGCAGCCGAACGAGGCGGCCGGGGAATGAGCGGGCTGCTGTTCACCTACCCGGTGCACCAGGCGGCGGACATCCTGTTCTGCCACGGCAACCTCGTACCGGTCGGCGAGGACCAGCTGCCCCACCTCGAGGCCACCCGGCTGGTCGCGCGCCGGTTCAACCAGCGCTACTCGGCGGCGCAGCCGTACTTCCCCGAACCGGACGCGCTCATCGCGCCGTCGACCACTGTTCTGGGCAACGACGGGGCCAAGATGTCGAAGTCGCGTGGGAACGCCCTGGCGCTGCGCGCCTCGGAGGACAACACCGTCGCCTTCTTCAAGCGGGCCAGGACCGACGCCGAGCGGACGATCACCTACGAGCCGGAGCTCCGGCCCGAGATCGCCAACCTGCTGAGGATCGGCGCGCACTTCGCCGGGACAACACCGGAGGCGCTCGCCGACGAGCTGGGCCCGGCGGGCGCGGGGCGGCTCAAGGCAGTGGTCACCGAGGCGGTGGTGGAGGGCCTGCGCCCCCTCCGTGCCCGACGGCGGGAACTCGCCTCGGCCGGGCCGAGTCACCTCGACGAGGTGCTCGCCCGGGGCAACGCGCGGGCGAACGAGATAGCGGACCGCACCCTGGACGACGTCCGCGGGCTGATGGGGATGCGGTACTGA
- a CDS encoding TetR/AcrR family transcriptional regulator, whose translation MTSPRAAGTTQRSALSRARVLESAVALADRDGLRSLTMRSLARELGIEAMSLYHHVANKEDLLDGVIDVVAAEIQEAVGGLEPLADDAPSSAWKPAMRRQILTARGVLLRHPWATTVLETRTSFSLPIVRYFDSLLGLMRRGGFSYDLVHHAMHALGSRALGFSQELFEPDGATAGSTAGGSPAEGADAAAEAMLQQMADEVPHMIEMLAEVAHEGPGATLGWCDDQTEFEFGLDIILDGLDRLAEREAH comes from the coding sequence ATGACTTCACCCCGGGCGGCAGGCACGACGCAACGGAGCGCGCTGAGCCGCGCCCGGGTGCTGGAGTCCGCGGTCGCCCTGGCGGACCGGGACGGCCTCCGTTCGCTCACGATGCGCAGCCTGGCCCGGGAGCTCGGGATCGAGGCGATGTCGCTCTATCACCACGTCGCCAACAAGGAGGACCTGCTCGACGGCGTGATCGACGTCGTCGCTGCCGAGATCCAGGAGGCGGTGGGCGGGCTGGAGCCACTGGCCGACGACGCCCCGTCGTCGGCGTGGAAACCCGCCATGCGCCGGCAGATCCTCACGGCGCGCGGGGTGCTGCTCCGCCACCCCTGGGCGACGACCGTCCTGGAGACCAGGACCTCCTTCAGCCTGCCCATCGTGCGGTACTTCGACTCGCTCCTCGGGCTGATGCGGCGCGGCGGTTTCTCCTACGACCTGGTCCACCACGCCATGCACGCCCTGGGCAGCCGGGCGCTCGGATTCTCGCAGGAGCTCTTCGAGCCCGACGGCGCCACGGCGGGCTCGACGGCCGGCGGCAGCCCCGCGGAGGGCGCCGACGCCGCCGCGGAGGCGATGCTCCAGCAGATGGCCGACGAGGTGCCGCACATGATCGAGATGCTGGCCGAGGTGGCGCACGAGGGTCCCGGAGCCACGCTCGGCTGGTGCGACGACCAGACCGAGTTCGAGTTCGGCCTCGACATCATCCTCGACGGACTCGACCGGTTGGCCGAGCGCGAGGCGCACTGA
- a CDS encoding aldo/keto reductase: MAHVPHLAAEDRYDTMQYRRAGRSGLDLPALSLGLWQNFGDTSRFDTQRAILRRAFDLGVTHFDLANNYGPPAGSAEENFGRHFAADLKPYRDELVLSTKAGYGMWPGPYGDHGSRKYLLASLDQSLTRMGVDYVDVFYHHRPDTSTPLEETMGALVSAVQQGKALYVGVSNYSPARTREAARILDELGVPLLIHQPSYSMFNRHIENPAHKDGYDGEQTESLLDVVGDLGVGTIVFSPLQQGLLTSKYLAGQAPEGSRAARSDSPFLSAGALTEDYLSRAKALDQIAAGRSQTLAQLALAWVLRDRRVTSALIGASSVGQLEDNVAALAAGPLTEDEIAAIEPLAQPLG, from the coding sequence ATGGCTCACGTTCCCCACCTCGCTGCCGAGGACCGTTACGACACCATGCAGTACCGCCGCGCCGGCCGCTCCGGTCTCGACCTCCCGGCCCTGTCGCTGGGCCTGTGGCAGAACTTCGGTGACACCAGCCGGTTCGACACCCAGCGCGCCATCCTGCGCCGCGCGTTCGACCTCGGCGTCACGCACTTCGACCTGGCGAACAACTACGGCCCGCCGGCCGGGTCTGCCGAGGAGAACTTCGGGCGGCACTTCGCGGCCGACCTGAAGCCGTACCGCGACGAGCTGGTCCTCTCCACGAAGGCCGGCTACGGCATGTGGCCCGGCCCGTACGGGGACCACGGCTCGCGCAAGTACCTCCTCGCCTCCCTGGACCAGTCGCTCACCCGGATGGGTGTGGACTACGTCGACGTCTTCTACCACCACCGCCCCGACACCTCGACGCCGCTCGAGGAGACCATGGGCGCGCTCGTGTCGGCGGTCCAGCAGGGCAAGGCGCTGTACGTAGGCGTCTCCAACTACTCGCCGGCCCGGACCCGCGAGGCCGCGCGCATCCTTGACGAGCTGGGCGTTCCGCTGCTCATCCACCAGCCGTCCTACTCGATGTTCAACCGGCACATCGAGAACCCGGCGCACAAGGACGGGTACGACGGTGAGCAGACCGAGTCCCTGCTCGACGTCGTCGGCGACCTCGGCGTCGGGACCATCGTGTTCTCCCCGCTGCAGCAGGGCCTGCTGACCAGCAAGTACCTCGCCGGTCAGGCGCCCGAGGGATCCCGGGCCGCCCGTTCCGACTCGCCGTTCCTCTCGGCCGGCGCACTCACCGAGGACTACCTGAGCCGCGCCAAGGCCCTCGATCAGATCGCCGCCGGCCGCAGCCAGACGCTTGCGCAGCTCGCGCTCGCCTGGGTGCTGCGGGATCGGCGCGTGACCTCCGCCCTGATCGGCGCGTCGTCGGTGGGACAGCTCGAGGACAACGTGGCGGCGCTCGCAGCCGGCCCGCTGACCGAGGACGAGATCGCCGCGATCGAGCCCCTGGCCCAGCCGCTCGGCTGA
- a CDS encoding ThuA domain-containing protein, which produces MTAKRILILSGRGRYEDPWHDHAATSHGVAVVLDGLGPVEVRGLFRDALDDLDSVGLLVVNGGAGRRDADFDGSDDDWLGFHVRLADWARAGGAVLGLHQAANVFNDAPDWESVLGGRWISGESMHPPIGAARFDLAEGHPVTDGLPTVDAFDERYCNLRVAPGSRVLGTTPDDDGDAHPVLWVNEAHGGRSIYSGLGHDVRSFASESHRELLRRSASWLLS; this is translated from the coding sequence GTGACGGCGAAGCGCATCCTCATCCTGTCCGGCCGCGGGCGGTACGAGGATCCTTGGCACGACCACGCTGCGACCTCGCACGGCGTGGCCGTCGTCCTCGATGGCCTGGGCCCCGTCGAGGTACGCGGGCTCTTCCGCGACGCGCTGGACGACCTGGACTCTGTGGGCCTCCTGGTCGTCAACGGCGGCGCCGGTCGCCGGGATGCGGACTTCGACGGGTCCGACGACGACTGGCTCGGCTTCCACGTCCGGCTGGCGGACTGGGCGCGGGCCGGGGGCGCGGTGCTCGGCCTGCACCAGGCCGCGAACGTGTTCAACGACGCGCCCGACTGGGAGTCGGTGCTCGGCGGCCGGTGGATCTCCGGCGAGTCGATGCATCCCCCGATCGGCGCGGCTCGTTTCGACCTGGCCGAGGGCCACCCGGTCACCGACGGACTCCCGACGGTCGATGCGTTCGACGAGCGTTACTGCAACCTCCGGGTCGCCCCGGGCTCGCGGGTCCTCGGCACCACCCCGGACGACGACGGCGACGCGCACCCGGTTCTCTGGGTCAACGAGGCGCACGGCGGCCGCAGCATCTACTCGGGGCTGGGCCACGACGTCCGCTCGTTCGCCTCGGAGAGCCACCGCGAGCTCCTGCGCCGATCGGCGTCCTGGCTGCTGTCGTAA
- a CDS encoding glycoside hydrolase family 19 protein — translation MRSRRVPLFVTSLVAAILLTGVVAVPGSAAPATGPVAPAAVADCSAPAWNSGAVYVANNLVTHGGLAWRAKWWTQGETPGTTGQWGVWEQIGTCGGEPPVDPPSSGAFPVSEAQFNSFFPNRNSFYTYSGLVTALSAYPAFTNAGSETIQRREAAAFLANVSHETGGLVHIVEQNTANYPHYCDTSQSYGCPAGHDQYYGRGPIQLSWNFNYRAAGIALGIDLLNNPRLVQTDSAVAWKTGLWYWNTQNGPGTMTPHNAIVNSAGFGETIRSINGSIECNGGNPGQVQSRVDTYLRFTSALGVDPGGNLYC, via the coding sequence GTGAGATCTCGTCGTGTACCGCTCTTTGTCACAAGTCTTGTCGCTGCGATCCTGTTGACCGGAGTCGTCGCAGTCCCCGGCTCGGCAGCCCCGGCTACGGGCCCGGTGGCCCCGGCCGCGGTGGCCGACTGCAGCGCACCCGCCTGGAACAGCGGCGCCGTCTACGTCGCCAACAACCTGGTCACCCACGGCGGTCTCGCCTGGCGCGCCAAGTGGTGGACCCAGGGCGAGACGCCGGGGACCACCGGCCAGTGGGGTGTCTGGGAGCAGATCGGCACCTGTGGCGGCGAGCCGCCCGTCGATCCCCCGAGCAGCGGGGCGTTCCCCGTCAGCGAGGCCCAGTTCAACTCGTTCTTCCCGAACCGGAACTCGTTCTACACCTACTCGGGCCTTGTCACGGCGCTCAGCGCCTACCCGGCTTTCACCAATGCCGGCAGCGAGACCATCCAGCGGCGTGAGGCCGCGGCGTTCCTGGCGAACGTCTCGCACGAGACCGGCGGTCTGGTCCACATCGTGGAGCAGAACACGGCCAACTACCCGCACTACTGCGACACCTCGCAGTCCTACGGCTGCCCGGCGGGCCACGACCAGTACTACGGCCGCGGGCCGATCCAGCTCAGCTGGAACTTCAACTACCGGGCCGCGGGCATCGCGCTCGGCATCGACCTGCTGAACAACCCGCGCCTCGTGCAGACCGACTCGGCCGTCGCCTGGAAGACCGGGCTCTGGTACTGGAACACCCAGAACGGGCCGGGCACCATGACGCCGCACAACGCGATCGTCAACAGCGCCGGGTTCGGCGAGACGATCCGCAGCATCAACGGCAGCATCGAGTGCAACGGTGGAAACCCGGGGCAGGTGCAGAGTCGTGTCGACACCTACCTCCGCTTCACCAGCGCGCTAGGCGTGGACCCGGGCGGCAACCTCTACTGCTGA
- a CDS encoding NAD(P)-dependent alcohol dehydrogenase — MRAVVRDPYGPVDVLRIDNIEPPVPGSGEVVVRVEAASLNMADLDHLLGRPRASRVATGLFRPTNRRVGIDVAGTVEQVGPDVSSLRVGDRVWADLFDSGHGALADRVCVLASALSPLPDDVSFDAAATAPHSGSLALQCLRAVGPIRPGERVLINGAGGCVGPFAVQIAKLRGAQVTAIDHGDKLDFLRDLGADEVIDYTREDFTRGARRFDVVLDIADTRSVFALRRPLAPGGRYVLIARRIGSFAAMTLLGPLVGRLTGTRMGTFFWQPNQRADLDELAGLLASGEVVPRIDRRYGLDDTIEAFRRLESGAARGKILVLP; from the coding sequence ATGAGAGCCGTCGTCCGGGACCCGTATGGGCCGGTCGACGTCCTGCGCATCGACAACATCGAGCCACCGGTCCCTGGTTCGGGCGAGGTGGTGGTCCGCGTCGAGGCAGCCTCGCTGAACATGGCCGACCTCGATCACCTCCTGGGCCGTCCCAGGGCCTCTCGCGTCGCCACCGGTTTGTTCCGCCCGACGAACCGCCGGGTCGGGATCGATGTCGCCGGAACGGTTGAGCAGGTCGGGCCGGACGTGAGCAGCCTCCGGGTGGGCGACCGCGTCTGGGCTGACCTGTTCGACAGCGGGCACGGTGCGCTCGCGGACCGGGTGTGCGTCCTGGCGTCGGCCCTGTCTCCACTGCCGGACGACGTGTCGTTCGACGCCGCCGCCACCGCACCGCACTCCGGGTCGCTCGCGCTGCAGTGCCTGCGCGCCGTCGGGCCGATCCGGCCGGGCGAGCGGGTGCTCATCAACGGGGCGGGCGGCTGCGTGGGGCCGTTCGCGGTGCAGATCGCGAAGCTGCGCGGGGCCCAGGTCACGGCCATCGATCACGGTGACAAGCTCGATTTCCTCCGGGACCTGGGTGCGGACGAGGTGATCGACTACACCCGTGAGGACTTCACGCGGGGCGCGCGCCGGTTCGACGTCGTCCTCGACATCGCCGACACCCGGTCCGTGTTCGCACTCCGGCGTCCCCTCGCGCCGGGTGGCCGGTACGTGCTGATCGCGCGGCGGATCGGCTCCTTCGCAGCGATGACGCTGCTGGGCCCACTGGTCGGCAGGCTGACGGGTACCCGGATGGGCACCTTCTTCTGGCAGCCGAACCAGCGGGCGGACCTGGACGAGCTGGCCGGGCTCCTCGCCTCGGGAGAGGTGGTGCCGCGGATCGACCGCCGCTACGGCCTCGACGACACGATCGAGGCGTTCCGCCGCCTGGAGTCCGGAGCGGCCCGGGGCAAGATCCTGGTGCTCCCGTAG
- a CDS encoding tRNA (cytidine(34)-2'-O)-methyltransferase has product MAHIVYFEPRIPGNTGSAIRLAAVTGARLHLVEPLGFDLSEAKLKRAGLDYHDLAVMDVHPSLDAAFDALPGARVFAFTTRATTRFTDVEYVPGDVLLFGPEPTGLPPEALAHPRVTDELRIPMLPRRRSLNLTNAASIAVYEVWRQAGFSEGA; this is encoded by the coding sequence CTGGCGCACATCGTGTACTTCGAGCCACGCATTCCCGGGAACACCGGTTCCGCGATCCGGCTCGCGGCCGTCACGGGCGCGCGGCTGCACCTGGTGGAGCCGCTCGGCTTCGACCTGTCGGAGGCCAAGCTGAAGCGCGCGGGCCTCGACTACCACGACCTCGCCGTGATGGACGTGCACCCGTCGCTCGACGCGGCGTTCGACGCCCTCCCGGGAGCGCGGGTCTTCGCGTTCACCACCCGGGCGACCACGCGGTTCACCGACGTCGAGTACGTGCCGGGCGATGTGCTGCTGTTCGGGCCCGAACCCACCGGGCTGCCGCCCGAGGCGCTGGCGCACCCGCGGGTCACGGACGAGCTGCGGATCCCGATGCTGCCCCGGCGCCGGTCGCTCAACCTGACGAACGCGGCCTCGATAGCGGTGTACGAGGTGTGGCGCCAGGCGGGGTTCTCCGAGGGGGCGTGA
- a CDS encoding nitroreductase family deazaflavin-dependent oxidoreductase gives MWVWILWVVVGLVVLGLGLFLALVLVMRTKNPRGLAVIRRFNRRFTNRGTMRDAGEPGSSSAVIRHVGRTSGKSYATPIGVYPMDDNFLVYLPYGRDVDWLRNIRAAGSAELKVDGRTYLVTPELVGQAEALPYLSAADRRVVRMFRVADFLVLQPAPVVAGGGA, from the coding sequence ATGTGGGTCTGGATCCTCTGGGTCGTTGTCGGGCTGGTGGTGCTGGGGCTCGGCCTGTTCCTCGCGCTCGTGCTGGTCATGCGCACCAAGAACCCGCGCGGGCTCGCGGTCATCCGCCGCTTCAACCGGCGGTTCACCAACCGGGGAACGATGCGGGACGCGGGGGAGCCGGGCTCGTCCAGCGCGGTGATCCGGCACGTCGGGCGAACGTCGGGCAAGTCGTACGCGACCCCGATCGGTGTGTACCCGATGGACGACAACTTCCTCGTCTACCTCCCGTACGGGCGCGACGTGGACTGGCTGCGGAACATCCGCGCGGCAGGCTCCGCGGAGCTGAAGGTCGACGGGCGTACCTACCTCGTGACGCCGGAGCTCGTGGGGCAGGCCGAGGCGCTGCCCTACCTGTCTGCGGCGGACCGCCGGGTCGTGCGGATGTTCCGCGTCGCCGACTTCCTCGTGCTGCAGCCCGCCCCGGTCGTCGCCGGCGGCGGCGCATGA
- a CDS encoding NAD(P)/FAD-dependent oxidoreductase encodes MRETKTAIVVGAGIVGLSTAWHLQEHGVEVTVLDRDGVAAGASWGNAGWLTPGMVMPLADPSLWAYGPKAMLDPTAPLSVPFRFDRALWGFVARFMSHATPGAWRRAMADLTPISRVALAAYDELEAGGVHATSHPSRWIVGFERERESGPFVHELRGVAKAGQEVRLSRLPDGVRVPHLSPAVQSIWAVEGQRYVEPGPYVQALATSVSARGAKVLTDARVTGIHPAPGGVQVAVEGHGRMTADAVVVATGAWLPDLVRQLGVRTRVQAGRGYSFSVPVTGPPIDHPVYFPGRRVACTPYQGRLRIAGTMEFRGPDEPFQPGRVQAIVNSVRGLFEGVDLDSREDEWVGARPVTPDGLPLVGRTNAPGVYAAGGHGMWGMVLGPATGRALAALITTGETPEEIRPFDPLR; translated from the coding sequence GTGCGTGAAACGAAGACGGCAATCGTCGTAGGGGCCGGGATCGTCGGCCTCTCGACCGCTTGGCACCTGCAAGAACACGGTGTGGAGGTGACGGTCCTCGACCGGGACGGCGTCGCCGCCGGCGCATCCTGGGGGAACGCCGGCTGGCTCACCCCCGGCATGGTCATGCCGCTGGCCGACCCCTCGCTCTGGGCCTACGGCCCGAAGGCGATGCTCGACCCCACCGCCCCGCTCAGCGTCCCCTTCCGGTTCGACCGAGCGCTCTGGGGCTTCGTCGCCCGCTTCATGTCGCACGCGACGCCCGGCGCGTGGCGGCGCGCCATGGCGGACCTCACCCCGATCAGCCGCGTCGCGCTCGCGGCGTACGACGAGCTGGAGGCCGGTGGTGTGCACGCGACATCGCACCCCAGCCGCTGGATCGTCGGGTTCGAGCGGGAGCGGGAGTCCGGCCCGTTTGTGCACGAGCTGCGCGGTGTGGCCAAGGCCGGCCAGGAGGTCCGGCTGTCCAGGCTGCCCGACGGCGTCCGCGTGCCGCACCTCTCCCCGGCAGTCCAGTCGATCTGGGCCGTGGAAGGGCAGCGCTACGTCGAGCCGGGCCCCTACGTGCAGGCGCTCGCGACCTCGGTCAGCGCGCGAGGAGCGAAGGTGCTCACGGACGCCCGCGTCACAGGGATCCACCCGGCGCCTGGCGGCGTCCAGGTAGCGGTCGAAGGGCACGGTCGGATGACGGCGGACGCCGTGGTGGTCGCCACCGGCGCATGGCTCCCCGACCTGGTGCGGCAGCTCGGTGTGCGAACCCGGGTGCAGGCGGGGCGGGGCTACTCGTTCAGCGTGCCCGTGACGGGACCGCCGATCGACCACCCCGTATATTTCCCGGGCCGGCGGGTGGCCTGCACCCCGTACCAGGGGCGGTTACGGATCGCCGGGACCATGGAGTTCCGCGGTCCCGACGAGCCCTTCCAGCCCGGCCGAGTCCAGGCGATCGTGAACTCGGTCCGAGGGCTCTTCGAGGGTGTCGACCTCGACTCCCGCGAGGACGAGTGGGTCGGCGCCCGGCCGGTGACGCCGGACGGGCTGCCGCTCGTCGGCCGTACCAACGCGCCGGGCGTCTACGCCGCCGGTGGCCACGGGATGTGGGGCATGGTGCTGGGCCCGGCGACGGGACGGGCCCTGGCCGCGCTCATCACGACGGGGGAGACGCCGGAGGAGATCCGGCCGTTCGACCCGCTGCGCTGA
- a CDS encoding dihydrofolate reductase family protein: protein MGRTVMSAVVSLDGYIADDDGVGPLFDWFGNGDVEWTLGDAARGFRSTQASVDFMRDFSGRSACEVIGRRLFDLTNGWNGVPADGEHVFVVTHQAPTDWEYADTAPYTFVTDGVAAAIERAREFAGPDRDVSVTPGEIGGQALRLGLVDQVVMNMVPVVFGSGRPFFGAMGPGEKVLLGDPSQIVPGKRVTHVVYDVPRG, encoded by the coding sequence ATGGGACGCACGGTGATGTCGGCGGTTGTCTCGCTCGACGGGTACATCGCGGACGACGACGGCGTCGGCCCGCTGTTCGACTGGTTCGGCAACGGCGACGTCGAGTGGACCCTCGGCGACGCCGCCCGGGGCTTCCGCTCCACGCAGGCCTCGGTCGACTTCATGCGCGACTTCTCCGGCCGCAGCGCGTGCGAGGTGATCGGGCGCCGGCTCTTCGACCTCACCAACGGGTGGAACGGAGTGCCGGCCGACGGTGAGCACGTCTTCGTCGTCACCCACCAGGCGCCCACCGACTGGGAGTATGCCGACACCGCTCCGTACACCTTCGTGACCGACGGCGTCGCGGCCGCGATCGAGCGTGCGCGAGAGTTCGCCGGCCCGGACCGGGACGTCTCGGTGACGCCCGGCGAGATCGGCGGACAGGCGCTGCGGCTCGGCCTGGTGGACCAGGTGGTGATGAACATGGTGCCGGTCGTCTTCGGGTCCGGCCGCCCGTTCTTCGGCGCCATGGGTCCGGGCGAGAAGGTGCTGCTGGGGGATCCCTCGCAGATCGTCCCGGGCAAGCGGGTCACGCACGTGGTCTACGACGTGCCCAGGGGCTGA